A region from the Alosa alosa isolate M-15738 ecotype Scorff River chromosome 7, AALO_Geno_1.1, whole genome shotgun sequence genome encodes:
- the LOC125298343 gene encoding uncharacterized protein LOC125298343 encodes MFILRTCTSLSLYTDRRQFMMHALWTYLLNQTSIAGMKTIITTEQDMLLKDMKVFLVHFLLGLTGVQCEWNVTYSSTHVCGLKGASVVLPCTYQYSNGDMYLGGEWYEEKSGRVIKHSHSNYPDCSLNIDTLSYGDSGVYQFRFYTVLHLKWMTSKPGITVSVTDLTVEEAASHKQHPTEVTCSTSCSLHPELHYIWYKTGQILQDRTTASILVYEVASYSCAVRGYEALRSPAVCVPDKECWGVTYSDENICVLMGSSVDIPCTYFYLRADHIKEMFWFHKQKYKNLQVWAPLDTVKEGDNVTLTCNTTCTLSNDPTFI; translated from the exons ATGTTTATTTTGAGAACATGTACTTCACTCAGCCTGTACACTGACAGAAGACAGTTCATGATGCATGCTTTGTGGACTTATTTACTTAACCAAACATCCATAGCTGGAATGAAGACCATAATCACG ACAGAACAAGATATGCTTTTAAAAGACATGAAGGTATTTTTGGTGCATTTTCTCCTGGGTCTAACAG GGGTGCAGTGTGAATGGAATGTGACCTACTCCTCTACACATGTCTGTGGTCTTAAAGGAGCATCAGTGGTCCTCCCCTGCACATACCAGTATTCTAATGGAGACATGTATCTGGGAGGAGAGTGGTATGAAGAGAAGAGTGGTAGAGTCATAAAACACAGTCACTCTAATTATCCTGACTGCAGTCTGAACATAGACACACTTTCATATGGAGACTCTGGTGTTTATCAGTTTCGGTTTTATACAGTCTTACACTTGAAATGGATGACAAGCAAACCTGGGATTACAGTGTCTGTTACAG ATCTGACAGTAGAGGAAGCAGCTTCACACAAACAGCATCCGACTGAAGTGACCTGCAGCACCTCCTGCAGTTTGCACCCTGAACTTCACTATATCTGGTACAAGACTGGACAGATTCTACAAGACAGAACCACAGCCTCCATACTAGTCTATGAAGTGGCCAGTTACTCCTGTGCTGTGAGAGGTTATGAAGCTCTACGCTCCCCAGCAGTGT GTGTTCCAGATAAAGAGTGCTGGGGTGTGACCTACTCCGATGAGAATATCTGTGTATTAATGGGCTCATCAGTGGACATTCCATGCACTTACTTTTATCTAAGAGCTGACCACATCAAAGAAATGTTTTGGTttcacaaacaaaaatataaaa ATCTGCAGGTGTGGGCACCTCTTGATACAGTGAAAGAGGGGGACAACGTCACCCTCACCTGTAATACTACCTGTACTCTGAGTAACGACCCCACCTTCATCTAG